The following coding sequences lie in one Mycobacterium gordonae genomic window:
- a CDS encoding pseudouridine synthase, translating to MVESDERGTRLQKVLSQAGIASRRAAERMIVEGRVEVDGHVVTELGTRVDPDVSVIRVDGARVVLDDSLVYLALNKPRGMHSTMSDDRGRPCIGDLIERKVRGNKKLFHVGRLDADTEGLILLTNDGELAHRLMHPSHQVPKTYLATVTGAVPRGLGKQLRSGIELDDGPVRLDDFAVVDAIPGKSLVRVTLHEGRNRIVRRLLAAVGFPVEALVRTDIGAVTLGKQRPGSVRALRHDEIGQLYKAVGL from the coding sequence ATGGTCGAATCGGACGAGCGGGGGACCCGCCTGCAGAAAGTGCTGTCCCAGGCCGGAATCGCCTCGCGCCGGGCAGCCGAGCGAATGATCGTCGAGGGCCGCGTCGAAGTGGACGGTCATGTGGTGACCGAGCTGGGCACCCGGGTCGATCCGGACGTCTCGGTGATCCGCGTCGACGGAGCGCGGGTGGTGCTGGACGACTCGCTGGTCTACCTGGCGCTGAACAAGCCGCGCGGCATGCACTCGACCATGTCCGACGATCGCGGCCGTCCGTGCATCGGTGACCTGATCGAACGAAAGGTCCGGGGTAACAAGAAGTTATTTCACGTCGGGCGCCTGGACGCCGACACCGAAGGGCTCATCTTGCTGACCAACGACGGGGAGCTCGCGCACCGGCTGATGCACCCGTCCCATCAGGTGCCCAAGACCTATCTCGCCACGGTGACCGGTGCCGTACCACGCGGGCTGGGAAAGCAACTGCGCTCCGGCATCGAATTGGACGACGGCCCGGTGCGACTGGACGATTTTGCGGTGGTCGACGCGATCCCCGGCAAGTCGCTGGTGCGGGTGACGCTGCACGAGGGCCGCAACCGGATCGTGCGCCGGTTACTGGCGGCCGTCGGATTTCCGGTCGAAGCGTTGGTGCGCACCGACATCGGCGCGGTGACCCTGGGTAAGCAGCGCCCGGGCTCGGTGCGGGCGTTGCGGCACGACGAGATCGGGCAACTGTACAAGGCGGTCGGGTTGTGA
- the cmk gene encoding (d)CMP kinase, translating to MSVVVAIDGPAGTGKSSVSRGLARGLGARFLDTGAMYRMVTLAVLRAGVDPANADAVDETAATAELSVGYDPDSSSFSLAGEDVSADIRGDNVTKAVSAVSAVPSVRTRLVDIQRQMADGPGTIVVEGRDIGTVVFPDAPVKIFLTASAETRAERRNAQNIRAGLADDYEAVLADVRRRDHLDSTRAVSPLRAAPDAIVVDTSDMTEAEVIAHLQELVTQRSGAVR from the coding sequence GTGAGCGTTGTGGTAGCGATCGACGGGCCTGCTGGCACCGGAAAGTCCTCGGTGTCAAGGGGATTGGCACGTGGGTTGGGGGCGCGCTTCCTCGACACGGGAGCGATGTACCGGATGGTGACGCTCGCGGTGCTGCGCGCGGGTGTCGACCCCGCGAACGCCGACGCGGTCGATGAGACCGCCGCCACCGCAGAGCTTTCCGTGGGCTATGATCCCGACTCGAGCAGCTTTTCCCTTGCCGGAGAAGACGTTTCGGCGGACATCCGGGGCGACAACGTCACCAAGGCAGTGTCCGCGGTTTCGGCCGTGCCTTCGGTGCGTACCCGACTGGTCGACATCCAACGCCAGATGGCCGACGGCCCAGGCACGATCGTCGTCGAGGGACGCGACATCGGGACCGTTGTCTTCCCCGACGCACCGGTCAAGATCTTTCTGACCGCTTCCGCCGAAACCCGCGCGGAGCGCCGCAACGCCCAGAACATTCGGGCCGGACTGGCCGACGACTACGAGGCCGTGCTAGCGGACGTGCGCCGCCGGGACCACCTCGACTCCACTCGTGCGGTGTCGCCACTGCGTGCCGCGCCGGATGCGATCGTCGTCGACACCAGCGACATGACCGAGGCCGAGGTGATCGCTCACCTGCAGGAGTTGGTCACACAGCGAAGCGGGGCGGTGCGATGA
- the der gene encoding ribosome biogenesis GTPase Der: MTEDGTWSDESDWELIDSESEDLDEAGPAPVVAIVGRPNVGKSTLVNRIIGRREAVVQDVPGVTRDRVSYDALWTGRRFVVQDTGGWEPDAKGLQQLVAEQASVAMRTADAVILVVDATVGATAADEAAARILLRSGKPVFLAANKVDSERAEADAAELWSLGLGEPYAISAMHGRGVAELLDAVLGAVPEVSEVTPTGGGPRRVALVGKPNVGKSSLLNKLAGDQRSVVHDVAGTTVDPVDSLIDLGGKVWRFVDTAGLRRKVGQASGHEFYASVRTRGAIDAAEVVVVLIDASQPLTEQDLRVLSMVIEAGRALVIAYNKWDLVDEDRRDLLDREIDRELVQVRWAQRVNISAKTGRAVQKLVPAMETALASWDARIPTGPLNSWIKEVVAATPPPVRGGKQPRILFATQAASRPPTFVLFTTGFLEAGYRRFLERRLRETFGFEGSPIRINVRMREKRSAQRR; the protein is encoded by the coding sequence ATGACCGAGGACGGGACCTGGTCCGACGAAAGCGACTGGGAGCTGATCGATTCCGAATCAGAAGACCTGGACGAGGCGGGGCCGGCACCCGTGGTGGCGATCGTGGGGCGGCCCAATGTCGGCAAGTCGACCCTGGTCAACCGGATCATCGGCCGGCGCGAAGCGGTGGTGCAGGATGTTCCGGGCGTGACCCGGGATCGGGTCTCCTACGACGCCTTGTGGACAGGTCGCCGGTTCGTGGTGCAGGACACCGGGGGATGGGAACCCGACGCCAAAGGGCTGCAGCAATTGGTGGCCGAGCAGGCCTCGGTGGCCATGCGCACCGCCGATGCGGTGATCCTGGTGGTCGACGCCACCGTGGGCGCCACCGCCGCCGACGAGGCCGCGGCCCGAATCCTGCTTCGCTCGGGCAAGCCGGTGTTCCTGGCCGCCAACAAGGTTGACAGTGAGAGGGCCGAAGCCGACGCCGCCGAGTTGTGGTCGCTGGGCCTCGGCGAACCCTATGCGATCAGTGCCATGCACGGCCGCGGGGTGGCTGAATTGCTGGACGCGGTGCTGGGCGCGGTGCCCGAGGTTTCCGAGGTGACGCCGACCGGGGGCGGTCCCCGTCGGGTCGCCCTGGTGGGTAAACCGAATGTGGGCAAGAGTTCTCTGCTGAACAAGCTGGCCGGTGATCAGCGTTCGGTGGTACACGACGTCGCGGGAACGACGGTCGATCCGGTGGACTCGCTGATTGATCTGGGCGGCAAGGTGTGGCGGTTCGTCGACACCGCTGGTCTGCGCCGCAAGGTCGGGCAGGCCAGCGGGCACGAGTTCTACGCCTCGGTGCGAACCCGCGGCGCCATCGACGCCGCCGAAGTGGTGGTCGTGCTGATCGACGCCTCCCAGCCGCTCACCGAGCAGGACTTGCGGGTGCTGTCGATGGTGATCGAGGCCGGGCGCGCGCTGGTGATCGCGTACAACAAATGGGACCTCGTCGACGAGGACCGCCGCGATCTGCTGGACCGGGAGATCGACCGCGAGTTGGTGCAGGTGCGCTGGGCGCAACGGGTCAATATCTCTGCGAAAACCGGCCGGGCGGTACAGAAGCTGGTGCCGGCGATGGAGACCGCGTTGGCGTCGTGGGACGCCCGGATCCCCACCGGGCCGCTGAACAGCTGGATCAAGGAGGTGGTGGCCGCGACGCCGCCGCCGGTGCGCGGCGGCAAGCAGCCTCGCATCCTGTTCGCCACTCAGGCCGCCTCCCGGCCGCCGACGTTCGTGCTGTTCACCACCGGATTCCTCGAAGCCGGCTACCGACGGTTCCTGGAGCGGCGCCTGCGTGAGACGTTCGGATTCGAAGGCAGCCCGATCCGGATCAACGTGAGAATGCGAGAGAAGCGCTCGGCCCAGCGCCGCTGA
- a CDS encoding SDR family NAD(P)-dependent oxidoreductase encodes MTTEQSLTRSQTRFSVRDKSILITGATGSLGRVAARALADAGARLTLAGGNSAGLTELVDDAGIDGAVLMPRRPETPADAQAMVEAAVAHHGRLDGVLVASGMNHVAPITEMSVEDFDKVMDANVRGAWLTCQAAGRVMLEQGFGGSIVLVSSVRGALGHNAGYSAYCPSKAGTDLLAKSLAAEWGADRIRVNALAPTVFRSELTEWMYADDEKGRATREAMFARIPLGRFAEPEDFVGALIYLLSDASSFYTGQVMYLDGGYTAC; translated from the coding sequence ATGACGACGGAGCAGTCGCTGACCAGAAGTCAGACGCGATTCAGCGTGCGCGACAAGTCGATATTGATCACCGGCGCCACCGGTTCGCTCGGGCGGGTCGCGGCGCGCGCTCTCGCCGACGCCGGAGCCCGGTTGACCCTGGCTGGCGGCAACTCGGCCGGGCTCACCGAACTGGTCGACGACGCCGGAATCGACGGCGCCGTCCTGATGCCCCGCCGCCCCGAGACTCCTGCCGACGCGCAGGCCATGGTCGAGGCCGCGGTAGCCCACCACGGCCGACTGGACGGTGTACTGGTTGCCTCGGGCATGAACCACGTCGCGCCCATCACCGAGATGTCGGTCGAGGACTTCGACAAGGTCATGGACGCCAACGTCCGGGGAGCGTGGCTGACCTGCCAGGCGGCCGGGCGGGTCATGCTCGAACAGGGTTTCGGCGGCAGCATCGTGCTGGTCTCCTCCGTGCGAGGCGCGTTGGGCCACAACGCGGGCTACAGCGCCTACTGCCCCTCCAAGGCGGGAACCGACCTGCTCGCCAAGTCGCTGGCAGCCGAGTGGGGCGCCGACCGTATTCGGGTGAACGCGTTGGCGCCCACGGTTTTCCGCTCTGAGCTGACTGAATGGATGTACGCCGACGACGAGAAAGGCCGTGCGACACGTGAGGCCATGTTCGCCCGAATTCCCTTGGGCCGCTTCGCTGAACCCGAAGACTTCGTCGGCGCCCTGATCTATCTGCTCAGCGACGCCTCCAGTTTCTACACCGGCCAGGTGATGTACCTGGACGGGGGTTACACCGCATGCTGA
- a CDS encoding 3-hydroxyacyl-CoA dehydrogenase family protein: MLTSHGFTRAAVVGAGLMGRRIAGVLASAGLDVVITDTNTGILDAAAAEAREVSGAGRGSVSATGDLAAAAADTDLIVEAIIENLDIKRELFARLAELAPGAVLATNTSVLPIGAVTERVEDGARVLGTHFWNPPDLIPVVEVIPCERTSAETVDRIIGLLTEAGKMPVRVGRDVAGFIGNRLQHALWREAMALVAEGVCDAPTVDLVVRNTIGLRLATLGPLENADYIGLDLTLAIHEAVIPNINSDPHPSPLLRELVEAGQLGARTGRGFLDWPEGARAETAARLAGHISRQLNPERTS; the protein is encoded by the coding sequence ATGCTGACCTCGCACGGCTTCACCCGCGCGGCCGTCGTCGGGGCCGGCCTGATGGGACGTCGCATCGCCGGCGTGCTCGCGTCGGCGGGACTTGACGTCGTCATCACCGATACGAATACCGGAATCCTCGATGCCGCAGCCGCGGAAGCGCGCGAAGTGTCCGGCGCCGGACGTGGTTCGGTCTCGGCCACAGGTGATCTGGCTGCGGCGGCCGCCGATACCGACCTGATCGTCGAAGCCATCATCGAAAACCTGGACATCAAGCGGGAACTCTTCGCGCGACTGGCAGAACTGGCCCCCGGTGCCGTTTTAGCCACCAACACCTCGGTGCTGCCGATCGGCGCCGTCACCGAGCGCGTCGAGGACGGCGCTCGCGTGCTAGGGACGCATTTCTGGAATCCGCCCGACCTGATTCCGGTGGTCGAGGTGATTCCCTGCGAGCGGACCAGCGCCGAAACCGTGGACCGGATCATCGGTTTGCTGACCGAGGCCGGCAAGATGCCGGTGCGAGTCGGCCGCGACGTTGCCGGCTTCATCGGCAACCGGTTGCAGCATGCACTCTGGCGCGAGGCGATGGCCCTTGTCGCCGAGGGTGTTTGCGATGCGCCGACGGTGGATCTGGTGGTGCGCAACACGATTGGCTTGCGGCTGGCCACCCTCGGTCCACTGGAGAACGCCGACTACATCGGCCTTGACTTGACGCTGGCCATCCACGAAGCGGTGATCCCCAACATCAACAGCGATCCGCATCCCAGCCCGCTCCTGCGCGAGCTGGTCGAGGCGGGCCAACTCGGAGCCCGCACCGGCCGGGGGTTCCTGGACTGGCCCGAAGGCGCCCGAGCAGAAACGGCCGCCCGGTTGGCCGGGCACATCAGTCGGCAACTCAACCCAGAAAGGACGTCTTAG
- a CDS encoding cyclase family protein — MEFTWPLGKAESALEFYDLSHPWGHGVPAWPYFEDVKIERLHGMAKSRVLTQKITTVMHSGTHIDAPAHVVEGTPFLEEIPLSAFFGTGVVVSIPKGKWGVVTAEDLEKVTPGIRPGDIVIVNTGWHHKYADSAEYYAYSPGFYKEAGEWFAAKGVKAVGTDTQALDHPLATAIAPHGPSEAQGGLLPWAVKEYEEQTGRKVLDDFPEWEPCHRAILSKGIYGFENVGGDLDKVTGKRVTFAAFPWRWVGGDGCIVRLVAIVDPTGSYRIETGEAD, encoded by the coding sequence ATGGAATTCACCTGGCCCCTCGGTAAAGCCGAGTCAGCATTGGAGTTTTACGACCTGTCACACCCGTGGGGACACGGTGTGCCGGCGTGGCCGTACTTCGAGGACGTCAAGATCGAACGCCTGCACGGTATGGCGAAAAGCCGGGTGCTGACCCAGAAGATCACCACCGTCATGCATTCCGGTACCCACATCGACGCCCCGGCGCACGTTGTGGAGGGCACGCCGTTCCTCGAGGAGATCCCGCTGAGCGCCTTCTTCGGCACCGGCGTCGTCGTCTCGATCCCGAAGGGCAAATGGGGTGTCGTGACCGCCGAGGACTTGGAGAAGGTCACACCGGGGATCCGGCCCGGCGACATCGTCATCGTCAATACCGGTTGGCACCACAAGTACGCCGACAGCGCCGAGTACTACGCCTATTCTCCGGGCTTCTACAAGGAGGCCGGCGAATGGTTCGCCGCCAAAGGCGTCAAGGCCGTCGGCACCGATACCCAGGCGCTGGACCATCCGCTGGCGACTGCGATCGCCCCGCACGGTCCGTCCGAAGCGCAAGGCGGTCTGTTGCCCTGGGCCGTCAAGGAATACGAAGAGCAGACCGGCCGCAAGGTGCTGGACGACTTCCCGGAGTGGGAGCCCTGCCACCGCGCGATCCTGTCCAAAGGCATCTACGGTTTCGAGAACGTCGGCGGTGATCTGGACAAGGTCACCGGCAAGCGGGTCACTTTCGCCGCGTTCCCGTGGCGGTGGGTGGGTGGCGACGGCTGCATCGTGCGGCTGGTTGCGATCGTCGACCCGACCGGGAGCTACCGTATCGAGACGGGTGAGGCGGACTGA
- a CDS encoding beta-D-galactosidase — protein MNVTRASDAPTYVAPAHHRVCTARLQGLEAGPSERFWVGVSLYRPDGIAEEACAPAETVYVVLDGELVVCTDEGETVLGRLDSMHLATGETRSILNRSGHEATLLVTMAYPDEVEQ, from the coding sequence ATGAATGTGACTCGCGCCAGCGATGCTCCCACATATGTGGCCCCCGCACATCACCGCGTGTGCACGGCGCGGCTGCAGGGGTTGGAGGCAGGGCCCAGCGAGCGGTTCTGGGTCGGCGTGTCGCTCTACCGACCCGACGGAATAGCCGAAGAAGCCTGTGCCCCAGCGGAAACCGTCTACGTCGTGCTCGACGGTGAATTGGTGGTCTGCACCGATGAAGGTGAGACGGTGCTGGGCCGCCTCGACAGCATGCACCTGGCCACGGGGGAGACCAGGTCGATTCTCAATCGCTCGGGTCACGAGGCGACGCTGCTGGTCACCATGGCCTACCCGGACGAGGTTGAGCAATGA
- a CDS encoding BKACE family enzyme: MSVIVTVAPTGPIATKADNPALPTTPEEIATAVEQAYHAGASVAHIHLRDEFERPTADLDIARRTMELIGERCPILIQMSTGVGLSVPFEEREKLVELRPRMATLNPCSMSFGAGEFRNPPNAVRRLAGRMAELDIKPELEIYDTGHLEACLRLWAEGLLAEPLQFSIVLGVQGGMAATADNLLTMVRRLPTGAIWQVIAIGRANLELTAMGLALGGNARVGLEDTLYLRKGELAPSNLALVSRTTRLAQALDLPVASVEEAEAVLQLPAKRGVRQ, translated from the coding sequence ATGAGTGTCATCGTCACGGTCGCACCGACCGGGCCGATTGCGACCAAGGCCGACAACCCGGCCCTGCCCACCACTCCCGAGGAGATCGCAACCGCGGTCGAACAGGCATACCATGCCGGCGCATCGGTCGCCCACATCCACCTTCGCGACGAATTCGAAAGACCGACAGCCGATCTCGACATCGCCCGGCGCACCATGGAGCTGATCGGCGAACGTTGCCCGATCCTGATCCAGATGTCGACCGGCGTCGGGCTCAGCGTGCCGTTCGAAGAACGGGAAAAGTTGGTGGAGCTGCGGCCGCGGATGGCCACGCTCAACCCCTGCTCAATGAGCTTCGGCGCCGGGGAGTTTCGCAACCCGCCGAATGCGGTGCGTCGGCTGGCCGGGCGCATGGCGGAGCTGGACATCAAGCCGGAGCTCGAAATCTACGACACCGGCCATCTGGAGGCCTGCCTGCGACTGTGGGCCGAGGGGTTGTTGGCCGAACCGCTGCAGTTCAGCATCGTGCTCGGAGTTCAGGGCGGCATGGCCGCCACGGCCGACAATCTGCTCACCATGGTGCGCCGGCTACCCACTGGGGCGATCTGGCAGGTCATCGCGATCGGTCGGGCCAACCTGGAGCTGACTGCGATGGGTCTGGCGCTGGGCGGCAACGCCCGAGTCGGGCTGGAGGACACGCTGTATCTGCGCAAGGGTGAGCTGGCACCGAGCAATCTGGCGCTGGTGTCACGCACGACGCGTCTGGCTCAGGCTCTGGATCTCCCGGTCGCGTCCGTCGAAGAAGCCGAGGCCGTGCTGCAACTGCCGGCCAAGAGAGGAGTTCGTCAATGA
- a CDS encoding IclR family transcriptional regulator: MTALPEMSEGRSGGIQVIARAAEILRVLQSHPGGLSQAEICDRVGMARSTVSRILNALEDEGLVASRRGGRGPHRLGPEIARMANTVRLGVVTDMHPFLTELSRSLNETVDLSILDGDRADFIDQVVAPHRLQAVSAVGESFPLYCSANGKALLAALPSDQLAQVMPKRLVQLTTNTITDQATLVAELDRIRAEGVAYDREEQTEGICAVGAVLHGVSDVLVAVSVPVPAQRFYGREAELAQVLRAWVSKVDTRSRTRY; the protein is encoded by the coding sequence ATGACGGCGCTGCCGGAGATGTCGGAGGGCCGAAGCGGCGGTATTCAGGTCATTGCCCGGGCCGCCGAGATACTGCGGGTGCTGCAATCGCATCCGGGTGGCCTGAGTCAGGCCGAAATCTGCGACCGGGTCGGCATGGCCCGCTCGACGGTGAGCCGGATCCTCAACGCACTGGAGGACGAAGGGCTGGTGGCCTCGCGCCGGGGAGGTCGGGGCCCCCATCGATTGGGACCGGAGATCGCGCGGATGGCCAACACGGTGCGACTCGGCGTCGTCACCGACATGCACCCGTTCCTTACGGAGCTGTCCCGCAGCCTGAATGAGACCGTGGACCTGTCGATCCTGGACGGGGACCGGGCCGACTTCATCGACCAGGTTGTCGCGCCGCACCGCCTGCAGGCGGTCAGCGCGGTGGGGGAGTCGTTCCCGCTCTATTGCAGTGCCAACGGCAAGGCGTTACTGGCGGCCCTGCCTTCCGATCAGCTGGCCCAGGTGATGCCCAAGCGGCTGGTCCAGCTCACCACGAACACCATCACCGATCAGGCGACTCTGGTTGCCGAGCTGGATCGGATCCGGGCCGAAGGCGTCGCCTATGACCGCGAGGAGCAGACCGAAGGCATCTGCGCGGTGGGCGCGGTGCTGCACGGTGTGAGCGATGTGCTGGTGGCGGTCAGCGTGCCGGTTCCGGCGCAGCGTTTCTACGGCCGCGAGGCCGAACTCGCCCAAGTGCTGCGGGCGTGGGTTTCGAAGGTCGACACCCGCTCGCGGACCCGATACTGA
- a CDS encoding lipocalin-like domain-containing protein — MSKSLQESLIGAWRLVSYIERDTPDGPPRYPHGEDAQGLIMYTPDGYMSAQIQSSGRPDYDRPVASGGTTEQAAAAALGYLAYSGRYFVEEETGDIRHQATLSLVPNYLGQFHLRHSDLDGDRLTLSSQLTLPDGRTVYSSLLWERAAAADAQVA; from the coding sequence ATGTCAAAATCGTTGCAAGAAAGTCTTATTGGAGCCTGGAGGCTGGTTTCCTACATCGAGCGGGACACCCCCGACGGGCCACCGCGCTACCCGCACGGCGAGGATGCCCAGGGCTTGATCATGTACACCCCGGACGGTTACATGTCCGCGCAGATCCAGTCCTCGGGACGGCCGGACTACGACCGGCCGGTGGCCAGCGGCGGCACCACTGAGCAGGCCGCCGCTGCGGCGCTGGGTTACCTGGCCTATAGCGGGCGGTACTTCGTCGAGGAGGAGACCGGCGACATCCGTCACCAGGCGACGCTGTCCCTGGTGCCGAACTACTTGGGCCAGTTTCACCTGCGACACAGCGACCTGGACGGGGACCGGCTGACGCTGTCGTCGCAGCTGACCCTGCCCGACGGGCGGACGGTGTACTCGTCTCTGCTGTGGGAGCGGGCTGCGGCTGCCGACGCGCAGGTGGCCTAG